Proteins co-encoded in one Juglans regia cultivar Chandler chromosome 16, Walnut 2.0, whole genome shotgun sequence genomic window:
- the LOC118344786 gene encoding uncharacterized protein LOC118344786, with protein MILQIQNFSELVHKAMLAEQNLKRGAELQEQRKRAAPQGFPSSDQGQWKKRNEGSSSSQRQIQGNPTPNPCKFCNRIHHGECRKEVGSCFKCGKDGHFIRECPLLAEDNRRPNPPQNFRPINQGNNQRRTVPARVFALTPGEAEDKEDVITGIIL; from the coding sequence ATGATCTtacagattcagaatttttcagaattagtacACAAGGCGATGCTAGCGGAACAGAATCTTAAGAGGGGTGCTGAATTacaagaacagaggaagagagctgCTCCACAAGGATTTCCTAGTTCGGATCAAGGgcaatggaaaaagagaaatgaggggagcagttcaagtcagagGCAGATACAGGGAAATCCTACACCTAACCCTTGTAAGTTCTGTAACCGCATACACCATGGAGAGTGCAGGAAGGAAGTGGGTTCATGTTTCAAATGCGGTAAGGATGggcatttcattagagaatgtcCATTGCTGGCGGAGGACAACAGAAGGCCCAACCCACCCCAAAACTTTAGGCCGATTAATCAAGGCAACAATCAGCGGAGGACTGTACCTGCTCGGGTTTTTGCTTTGACACCGGGAGAAGCTGAGGACAAGGAGGATGTCATCACAGGTATAATTCTCTAA